From a single Rhizobium lusitanum genomic region:
- the cpaB gene encoding Flp pilus assembly protein CpaB: protein MKPARIMILAVAVVAAGLAGLLAMRLAGSRNIVQQVATVVEKEATVNVLVADANLPVGSRLDEKSIHWMAWPQSGVVKGLITQAERPDALKDLNGAVVRLPIFEGEPIREEKVADASSRILSSLLPSGKRAVATEISVATGAGGFILPNDRVDVIMVRKGDTQKFVTETVLSNVRILAVDQQIEEKQDGTKAVVGTTATLELTPDQTKVLAVAQQMADRLTLALRSVADAQQSDTTAADYLLSGDNGAVVQVIKSGAIIANGTAAAKTQ, encoded by the coding sequence ATGAAACCCGCTCGCATAATGATACTCGCAGTGGCAGTCGTCGCGGCAGGGCTTGCCGGACTGCTGGCGATGCGTCTGGCCGGCTCGCGCAATATTGTGCAGCAGGTCGCGACGGTGGTGGAGAAGGAAGCGACGGTCAATGTGCTGGTTGCCGACGCCAATCTTCCTGTGGGATCGCGCCTCGACGAGAAATCGATCCACTGGATGGCCTGGCCGCAAAGCGGCGTCGTCAAGGGGCTGATCACCCAAGCCGAGCGTCCCGATGCGCTGAAGGACCTGAACGGCGCGGTCGTCCGCCTGCCGATCTTCGAGGGCGAGCCGATCCGAGAGGAAAAGGTCGCCGACGCCAGCAGCCGCATTCTGTCCTCGCTATTGCCCTCCGGCAAGCGCGCCGTTGCCACCGAAATCTCGGTCGCCACGGGTGCGGGCGGTTTCATTCTCCCCAATGACCGCGTCGACGTGATCATGGTGCGCAAGGGCGATACCCAGAAATTCGTGACCGAGACCGTGCTCAGCAACGTTCGCATCCTGGCCGTCGATCAGCAGATCGAGGAAAAACAGGACGGCACCAAGGCCGTGGTCGGTACCACCGCAACGCTGGAGCTGACGCCGGACCAGACGAAGGTGCTCGCGGTTGCCCAGCAGATGGCTGACCGGCTGACGCTGGCGCTGCGCTCGGTCGCCGACGCGCAGCAGTCGGATACGACGGCCGCCGATTATCTGCTCTCCGGCGA